A window of the Janthinobacterium agaricidamnosum NBRC 102515 = DSM 9628 genome harbors these coding sequences:
- the recX gene encoding recombination regulator RecX has translation MAAVQLSLKGRALRFLSMREHSRMELKRKLERHAQEGDDVEALLDNLEANNWLSQERFSESLIHRRSARFGNSRIVAELQSHGIGGEALQELKAGLAEDETARACEVWRRKFGTVAKDAEQRSKQMRFLMQRGFSQRAVQVALKGLEPEDE, from the coding sequence ATGGCAGCGGTACAACTGAGCCTGAAAGGGCGCGCGCTGCGGTTTTTATCGATGCGCGAACACAGCCGGATGGAATTGAAGCGCAAGCTGGAGCGTCATGCGCAAGAGGGCGACGATGTCGAAGCCTTGCTCGACAATCTGGAAGCGAACAACTGGCTGTCGCAAGAGCGTTTTTCCGAGTCGCTGATACACCGCCGTTCCGCGCGCTTCGGCAATAGCCGCATCGTCGCCGAATTGCAAAGCCATGGCATCGGCGGTGAGGCATTGCAAGAGTTAAAGGCTGGCCTGGCAGAAGACGAAACCGCGCGCGCCTGCGAGGTCTGGCGCCGCAAGTTCGGCACGGTGGCCAAGGATGCGGAACAGCGCAGCAAGCAAATGCGCTTTTTGATGCAGCGCGGCTTTTCGCAGCGCGCGGTACAAGTGGCGCTCAAAGGGCTGGAACCGGAAGACGAATAA
- a CDS encoding methyltransferase regulatory domain-containing protein: MTDWRAGYTADIGYTYGYYSELNPLRLQLVLLAAGLVPPQNGTACELGFGQGISVNIHAAASATRWFGNDFDPAQAAFAQELAAASGAGAVLSDESFEQFCHRPDLPDFDYICLHGIWSWISDHNRAVIVDFLRRKLKVGGVVYISYNTQAGWAAMTPMRDLMAEHGRTMSAPGQPLAGRVDGALDFIERMAAIQPRYLLANPLLAERLARLRQLDSTYLAHEYFNQHWQPMSFSATALMLESAKLTFAVSALYTDHIEMLNLTPEHQQFLSGIADANFRQTTRDFLVNQQFRQDYWVKGARRLSEIEQMAALRQLRFLLAMPRENIVMTVQGALGTAAMDPAVYGALLDVLQDHRIHSIAELEQDLRGSQLDFRMLLQAIVILASKGCLLAVQDDELIKKAWGPSEKLNRYLIGKALVRSDLTTLASPVTGGGFVVLHLQQLFLLAKDQGRQTPEQWSLFAWQALSAMKQTMVVDGVVLSTEQENLAEIRSHAQYFSDTVLPVLGALGIAA, translated from the coding sequence ATGACTGACTGGCGCGCCGGTTATACCGCCGATATCGGCTATACCTATGGTTATTACAGCGAACTCAACCCGCTGCGGCTGCAACTGGTGTTGCTGGCGGCCGGCCTGGTCCCGCCGCAGAACGGCACGGCTTGCGAACTCGGTTTTGGCCAGGGTATCAGCGTCAACATCCACGCCGCCGCCTCTGCCACACGCTGGTTTGGCAACGACTTCGATCCGGCTCAAGCGGCTTTTGCGCAAGAACTGGCAGCCGCCTCGGGCGCTGGCGCTGTTCTGTCCGACGAATCGTTCGAGCAATTTTGCCATCGTCCCGATTTGCCGGACTTCGACTATATTTGCCTGCATGGCATCTGGAGCTGGATTTCCGATCACAACCGGGCCGTCATCGTCGATTTCCTGCGCCGCAAGCTGAAAGTGGGCGGCGTGGTGTATATCAGCTACAACACGCAGGCGGGTTGGGCGGCGATGACGCCGATGCGCGACTTGATGGCGGAACATGGCCGCACCATGAGCGCGCCGGGCCAGCCGCTTGCCGGCCGGGTCGATGGCGCGCTGGACTTTATCGAACGCATGGCGGCAATCCAGCCGCGCTACCTGTTGGCCAATCCGCTGCTGGCCGAACGGCTGGCCAGGCTCAGGCAGCTGGATTCGACCTATCTGGCGCATGAATATTTCAACCAACACTGGCAGCCGATGTCGTTTTCGGCGACTGCGCTCATGCTGGAATCGGCCAAGCTGACATTTGCCGTGTCGGCGCTCTACACCGACCATATCGAGATGCTGAACCTGACGCCCGAGCATCAGCAATTCCTGTCGGGCATAGCCGACGCCAACTTTCGCCAGACCACGCGCGATTTCCTCGTCAACCAGCAATTCCGCCAGGATTATTGGGTCAAGGGGGCGCGCCGCTTGAGCGAGATCGAGCAAATGGCCGCCCTGCGTCAGCTACGTTTCTTGCTGGCGATGCCAAGAGAAAATATCGTGATGACGGTGCAGGGCGCGCTGGGCACCGCCGCGATGGACCCGGCCGTGTATGGGGCGCTACTCGATGTGCTGCAAGATCACCGTATCCACAGCATCGCCGAACTGGAGCAGGACTTGCGCGGCAGCCAGCTCGACTTCCGGATGCTGTTGCAGGCGATCGTTATCCTGGCCAGCAAAGGCTGTCTGCTGGCGGTGCAGGATGACGAGCTGATCAAAAAAGCCTGGGGACCGTCGGAAAAATTGAACCGGTATTTGATTGGCAAGGCGCTGGTGCGCAGCGATTTGACGACTTTGGCCAGTCCGGTCACCGGCGGCGGTTTTGTTGTATTGCATCTGCAACAGCTGTTTTTGCTTGCAAAAGACCAGGGCCGCCAGACACCCGAGCAGTGGAGCTTGTTTGCGTGGCAGGCATTGTCTGCAATGAAACAAACCATGGTCGTTGATGGTGTGGTCTTGTCGACCGAGCAAGAAAACCTGGCTGAAATCCGCTCCCATGCGCAGTATTTTAGCGACACTGTCTTGCCGGTCCTGGGCGCGCTGGGTATTGCTGCCTAG
- a CDS encoding DUF2889 domain-containing protein, translating into MIDVQAFSRDDGLWDIDAHLTDIKHFDARLASGPRAAGLPLHDLHLRITVDLDMTIVDAEAASEAVPYPGFCDTIGPAYKALIGLNLLKNFRRDLKQRLAGIAGCTHLTELAQVLPTATVQAFAGDVWSTRDGANAELPHEQPFQLDKCHALRLDGKAVAQYYPRWVAKE; encoded by the coding sequence GTGATTGACGTCCAAGCGTTTTCGCGCGACGACGGCTTGTGGGATATTGACGCCCATCTTACCGATATCAAGCATTTTGACGCCAGGCTGGCATCGGGCCCGCGCGCCGCAGGTCTGCCGCTGCACGATCTCCATTTACGTATCACCGTCGATCTGGACATGACCATCGTCGATGCCGAAGCCGCATCCGAGGCCGTGCCTTATCCGGGTTTTTGCGATACCATCGGCCCCGCTTACAAGGCGCTGATCGGTTTGAATCTATTGAAGAATTTCCGCCGCGACTTGAAACAGCGCCTGGCGGGAATCGCCGGCTGTACCCATCTGACCGAACTGGCGCAAGTCTTGCCGACTGCGACAGTACAGGCATTTGCCGGCGATGTCTGGTCGACCCGCGACGGCGCGAATGCTGAATTGCCGCATGAACAGCCGTTTCAACTCGACAAGTGTCACGCCTTGCGCCTCGATGGCAAGGCGGTGGCGCAGTATTACCCGCGCTGGGTAGCCAAAGAGTGA
- the sucC gene encoding ADP-forming succinate--CoA ligase subunit beta codes for MKIHEYQGKEILRKYGVTVPRGIPCLSVEEAVKAAETLGGPVWVVKAQIHAGGRGKGGGVKVAKSLEQVKEYAEQILGMQLITHQTGPEGQKVRRLLIEEGADIKKELYVSMVTDRVSQRVVLMASSEGGMDIEEVAESHPELLHSIAIDPSVGLTDAEADAIAAKIGVPAESIVDARVNLQGLYKAYWETDSSLAEINPLILTGSGKVIALDAKFNFDANSLFRQPDIMAYRDLDEEDPAEVEASKFDLAYISLDGNIGCLVNGAGLAMATMDTIKLFGGEPANFLDVGGGATAEKVTEAFKIMLKNPGLKAILVNIFGGIMRCDVIAEGVIAASKAVSLQVPLVVRMKGTNEDLGKKMLAESGLPIIAADTMEDAAKSVVAAAAGQA; via the coding sequence ATGAAAATCCATGAGTATCAAGGCAAAGAAATCCTCCGGAAATACGGAGTGACGGTACCACGCGGTATCCCGTGCTTGTCCGTTGAAGAAGCAGTCAAGGCTGCCGAAACCCTGGGCGGTCCGGTATGGGTCGTCAAGGCCCAAATCCACGCGGGCGGCCGCGGTAAAGGCGGCGGCGTCAAAGTTGCCAAGTCGCTGGAACAAGTCAAGGAATATGCTGAGCAAATCCTGGGCATGCAGCTGATTACGCACCAAACCGGTCCTGAAGGCCAAAAAGTACGTCGCCTGCTGATCGAAGAAGGCGCGGACATCAAGAAAGAACTGTACGTGTCGATGGTCACCGACCGCGTTTCGCAACGCGTGGTGTTGATGGCTTCCTCCGAAGGCGGCATGGACATCGAAGAAGTCGCTGAATCGCATCCGGAACTGCTGCACTCGATCGCCATCGACCCTTCCGTCGGCCTGACCGATGCCGAAGCCGACGCGATCGCCGCCAAGATCGGCGTGCCTGCCGAATCGATCGTCGATGCGCGCGTGAACCTGCAAGGCCTGTACAAAGCCTACTGGGAAACCGATTCGTCGCTGGCCGAAATCAACCCATTGATCTTGACCGGTTCGGGCAAGGTCATCGCGCTGGACGCCAAGTTCAACTTCGACGCGAACTCGCTGTTCCGCCAGCCAGACATCATGGCTTACCGCGACCTGGACGAAGAAGATCCAGCTGAAGTCGAAGCATCGAAATTCGATCTGGCTTACATCTCGCTCGACGGCAACATCGGTTGCCTGGTGAACGGCGCCGGCCTGGCCATGGCGACCATGGACACCATCAAGCTGTTCGGCGGCGAGCCTGCCAACTTCCTCGACGTCGGCGGTGGCGCCACGGCTGAGAAAGTGACCGAAGCGTTCAAGATCATGTTGAAAAACCCAGGCTTGAAAGCCATCCTGGTCAACATTTTCGGCGGCATCATGCGTTGCGACGTGATCGCCGAAGGCGTGATCGCCGCGTCGAAAGCCGTTTCCCTGCAAGTACCGCTGGTGGTGCGCATGAAGGGCACCAACGAAGATCTGGGCAAGAAGATGCTGGCTGAGTCCGGTTTGCCTATCATCGCGGCCGATACCATGGAAGATGCAGCGAAAAGTGTTGTCGCCGCTGCTGCAGGTCAAGCTTAA
- the sucD gene encoding succinate--CoA ligase subunit alpha, with translation MSILINKDTKVVTQGITGKTGQFHTRMCRDYANGKAAFVAGVNPKKAGEDFEGIPIFANVTEAKKETGANVSVIYVPPAGAAAAIWEAVEAEMDLAICITEGIPVRDMMALKDRMAKAGSKTLLLGPNCPGLITPDEIKIGIMPGHIHKQGRIGVVSRSGTLTYEAVGQLTALGLGQSSAVGIGGDPINGLKHIDVMKMFNDDPDTDAVIMIGEIGGPDEANAAYWIKDNMKKPVVGFIAGVTAPPGKRMGHAGALISGGADTAQAKLEIMEACGITVTKNPSEMARLLKAML, from the coding sequence ATGTCCATTCTGATCAATAAAGATACCAAAGTCGTTACCCAAGGGATTACCGGCAAGACCGGCCAATTCCACACCCGCATGTGCCGCGACTACGCGAACGGCAAAGCCGCTTTCGTGGCTGGCGTGAATCCGAAGAAAGCCGGCGAAGATTTCGAAGGCATTCCTATTTTCGCCAACGTGACCGAAGCGAAAAAAGAAACCGGCGCCAACGTGTCGGTGATTTACGTGCCGCCAGCAGGCGCGGCAGCGGCGATCTGGGAAGCCGTCGAAGCTGAAATGGATCTGGCCATTTGCATCACCGAAGGCATTCCCGTGCGTGACATGATGGCGTTGAAAGACCGCATGGCGAAAGCCGGCAGCAAAACCTTGCTGCTGGGCCCTAACTGCCCAGGCCTGATCACCCCGGATGAAATCAAGATCGGCATCATGCCAGGCCACATCCACAAACAAGGCCGCATCGGCGTGGTATCCCGTTCGGGCACCCTGACCTATGAAGCTGTCGGCCAATTGACCGCGCTGGGCCTGGGCCAGTCGTCGGCAGTCGGCATCGGCGGCGACCCGATCAACGGTCTGAAGCACATCGACGTCATGAAGATGTTCAATGACGATCCTGATACCGACGCGGTCATCATGATCGGCGAAATCGGCGGTCCGGACGAAGCCAACGCTGCGTATTGGATCAAAGACAACATGAAAAAACCGGTGGTCGGCTTCATCGCCGGCGTAACCGCTCCTCCGGGCAAGCGCATGGGCCACGCCGGCGCGCTGATCTCCGGCGGCGCCGATACCGCACAAGCCAAACTGGAAATCATGGAAGCTTGCGGCATCACCGTCACCAAAAACCCGTCCGAAATGGCGCGTCTGTTGAAAGCGATGCTGTAA
- a CDS encoding pilin — protein sequence MKSMKSFKQQSQAGFTLIELMIVVAIIGILAAVAIPQYTNYTTKAKVGNALAAADPLKTAVAMCLQENGGTKTACNTPTDATAPSTIPLFSATKEVASAKVTNSVIELTFAADVGTGVSSSTVTFSPNIGTSSVTWEIATTATNPAAVDAIKKNSVAAAGAGGAGG from the coding sequence ATGAAATCGATGAAATCCTTTAAGCAACAATCCCAGGCCGGCTTTACGCTGATCGAATTGATGATCGTCGTGGCGATTATCGGTATTCTGGCTGCAGTTGCGATTCCACAGTACACCAATTACACCACCAAAGCCAAGGTCGGCAATGCATTGGCCGCTGCTGATCCGTTGAAAACTGCGGTGGCGATGTGCTTGCAAGAAAACGGTGGTACCAAGACTGCTTGTAATACCCCTACCGATGCAACGGCTCCTTCCACTATTCCTTTATTCAGCGCAACCAAGGAAGTTGCTAGCGCCAAGGTAACCAATAGTGTCATCGAACTGACTTTCGCGGCGGACGTTGGTACCGGCGTAAGCAGTTCGACAGTTACTTTTTCGCCTAATATCGGCACCAGCAGCGTAACGTGGGAAATTGCTACCACCGCTACTAATCCAGCGGCCGTGGATGCAATCAAGAAAAATAGTGTAGCTGCTGCAGGCGCTGGCGGTGCGGGTGGTTAA
- the moaC gene encoding cyclic pyranopterin monophosphate synthase MoaC: MTSTNDSNDSGAAQHLTHFDQSGQAHMVDVGGKPDTRRIAVAAGSIRMQAETLAIIVGGTAKKGDVLGIARIAAIMASKRTSDLVPLCHPLALTRVTVDFDTDIGNNSVHCRAQVETSGKTGVEMEALTAVQIGLLTIYDMCKAVDRGMVMSNIRVLEKHGGKSGDWSALPDTDADSGA; encoded by the coding sequence ATGACAAGTACAAACGACAGCAACGATAGCGGCGCAGCCCAGCACCTGACCCATTTCGATCAATCCGGCCAGGCCCATATGGTCGATGTCGGCGGCAAACCCGACACCAGGCGCATCGCGGTGGCGGCCGGCAGCATCCGCATGCAAGCGGAGACATTGGCCATCATTGTCGGCGGTACGGCAAAAAAAGGCGACGTGCTGGGGATTGCCCGCATCGCCGCGATCATGGCGTCCAAGCGCACCAGCGACCTGGTGCCGCTGTGCCACCCGCTGGCGCTGACACGCGTGACGGTCGATTTCGACACCGACATCGGCAACAACAGCGTGCATTGCCGCGCCCAGGTCGAAACCAGCGGCAAGACCGGCGTCGAAATGGAAGCGCTGACGGCGGTGCAGATCGGCTTGCTGACGATTTACGATATGTGCAAGGCGGTCGACCGCGGCATGGTGATGAGCAATATCCGGGTGCTGGAAAAACACGGCGGCAAGTCGGGCGACTGGAGCGCGCTGCCGGATACGGACGCGGATAGCGGCGCCTGA
- a CDS encoding M48 family metalloprotease, with protein MTLAALLLASPIALPAQTRPDAAPPPNLPALGDTERQDLSPAYERKVGEEIMRDLRGDRDYMDDAPILEYLNNFGNGLVAARPSVRGESNYDFFFFAVRDPQLNAFALPGGFIAVHSALLLAAQSEAELASVLSHEIGHVAQRHIARMLGQQRQDALLPLASLLLAALASRAGGDVAIGVFAAGQGLAIQRQLNFGRDAEREADRIGFQIMGEAGFDTTGMVAFFSRMQAASRSYSDLTPAYLQTHPLTTERIADIQARIREQPYKQRADSLDFHLVRARARVLQDESAQALVDAATFFDTQLQQQSRFQVAAAQYGLSFLALKKGDLVKAQSLLDAARNTLDKAPSPGTLGMAAKPVANATLTGLGLEILLAPGQKPEVAQQALKAADAARQQFPLSRGIARQYAEALVNAGQLENAERYLREQVQSYKEEPKLFGLLAKTYAAQGKIALQHIALAESYALSGGTMSALDQLNIARKSKDATFYDMAVIDARERELQQRHRDQVKDQK; from the coding sequence CTGACGCTGGCCGCGCTGTTGCTGGCATCGCCAATCGCGCTGCCGGCGCAAACCCGTCCGGACGCGGCGCCGCCGCCAAACCTGCCGGCGCTGGGCGATACCGAACGGCAGGATTTGTCGCCCGCTTACGAGCGCAAGGTCGGCGAGGAAATCATGCGCGATTTGCGCGGCGACCGCGATTACATGGACGACGCGCCGATCCTGGAATACCTGAATAATTTCGGCAATGGCCTGGTGGCGGCGCGGCCCAGCGTGCGCGGCGAGTCGAATTACGATTTCTTCTTTTTCGCGGTGCGCGATCCGCAATTGAATGCGTTTGCCTTGCCCGGCGGCTTTATCGCGGTGCATTCGGCGCTGTTGCTGGCGGCCCAGAGCGAAGCCGAACTGGCGTCGGTGCTGTCGCATGAAATCGGCCACGTGGCGCAGCGCCATATCGCGCGCATGCTCGGGCAGCAACGGCAGGACGCGTTGCTGCCGCTGGCCAGCCTGTTGCTGGCGGCGCTGGCGTCGCGCGCCGGCGGCGATGTGGCGATCGGCGTGTTTGCCGCCGGCCAGGGGCTGGCGATCCAGCGGCAACTTAATTTCGGCCGCGACGCCGAACGCGAGGCGGACCGGATCGGCTTCCAGATCATGGGCGAGGCCGGTTTCGACACTACCGGCATGGTGGCGTTTTTCAGCCGCATGCAGGCCGCCAGCCGTTCGTATAGCGATTTGACGCCGGCGTATCTGCAAACCCATCCCTTGACCACCGAGCGCATCGCCGATATCCAGGCGCGCATCCGCGAACAGCCTTATAAGCAACGTGCCGACAGTCTCGACTTTCATTTGGTGCGCGCCCGCGCGCGGGTGTTGCAGGATGAAAGCGCGCAAGCGCTGGTCGATGCGGCGACATTTTTCGATACCCAGTTGCAGCAGCAAAGCCGCTTCCAGGTGGCGGCCGCACAATATGGCCTGTCTTTCCTGGCCCTCAAAAAGGGCGACCTGGTCAAGGCGCAAAGCTTGCTGGACGCGGCCCGCAACACGCTCGATAAAGCGCCGAGCCCGGGTACCCTGGGCATGGCGGCCAAACCGGTGGCGAATGCGACCTTGACCGGACTGGGACTGGAAATCTTGCTGGCGCCGGGACAAAAGCCGGAAGTGGCGCAGCAAGCGCTGAAAGCGGCCGATGCGGCGCGCCAGCAATTTCCCTTGTCGCGCGGCATAGCGCGGCAATACGCGGAAGCGCTGGTCAATGCCGGCCAGCTGGAAAATGCGGAACGTTATTTGCGCGAGCAGGTGCAGTCGTACAAGGAAGAGCCGAAGCTGTTTGGCTTATTGGCCAAAACCTATGCGGCGCAAGGCAAGATAGCCTTGCAGCACATCGCGCTGGCGGAATCGTATGCCTTGAGCGGCGGCACCATGTCGGCGCTGGATCAATTAAATATCGCGCGCAAGAGCAAGGATGCGACTTTTTACGACATGGCGGTGATCGATGCCCGCGAACGCGAGTTGCAGCAGCGGCACCGCGACCAGGTCAAGGATCAGAAGTAG
- a CDS encoding DUF2946 family protein, whose amino-acid sequence MDDIVKQAMAKWPNVPHCYGWLGLDARGHWRMRDQRAQALNLPGDKIAHIALLAFIARNYTHDERGCWFFQNGPQRVYLNLAATPYIARTDPQHGFMLHTGAALGPVDEAFLCDGGELILRQGDIVAQLDDRDMAHAMALLRIDGQPAGDDALMAWLDGADTLLTLSDHGRDIAVQHLDSGQVARHFGFVAKPLQPD is encoded by the coding sequence ATGGACGACATCGTCAAGCAAGCCATGGCCAAATGGCCGAACGTACCACATTGTTATGGCTGGCTGGGCCTGGATGCGCGCGGCCACTGGCGCATGCGCGACCAGCGCGCGCAAGCGTTGAACTTGCCGGGCGATAAAATCGCCCACATTGCCCTGCTGGCGTTCATCGCCCGCAATTACACGCATGACGAGCGCGGCTGCTGGTTTTTCCAGAATGGCCCGCAACGGGTCTACCTGAACCTGGCAGCGACGCCGTATATCGCGCGCACCGATCCGCAACACGGTTTTATGCTGCATACCGGCGCGGCGCTGGGCCCGGTCGATGAGGCGTTTTTATGCGATGGCGGCGAATTGATCTTGCGCCAGGGCGACATCGTGGCCCAGCTCGACGACCGCGACATGGCGCACGCGATGGCGCTGCTGCGCATCGATGGCCAGCCGGCCGGCGACGACGCGCTGATGGCATGGCTGGACGGCGCCGACACACTGCTGACCTTGTCGGATCATGGCCGGGATATCGCTGTGCAACATCTCGATAGCGGCCAGGTAGCGCGGCATTTCGGTTTTGTCGCCAAGCCGCTCCAGCCCGATTGA
- a CDS encoding YybH family protein gives MKRQKQLNGSAAEVESAFYDALNRADLDALMALWADDEEIVCIHPGGARLIGHAAIRASWADLFERGGGGLHVRPSQLHETHNLMSSVHTVIEGVSASEGAPAHLLATNVYIKTPRGWRIVLHHVSIAQGGVPLDPGAQILH, from the coding sequence ATGAAACGTCAAAAACAGTTGAATGGCAGCGCAGCCGAAGTGGAAAGCGCTTTTTACGATGCACTGAACCGTGCCGACCTCGATGCGCTGATGGCGCTGTGGGCCGATGATGAAGAAATCGTCTGTATTCATCCGGGCGGCGCGCGCCTGATCGGCCATGCGGCGATCCGCGCTTCATGGGCCGACCTGTTCGAGCGCGGCGGCGGCGGTTTGCATGTGCGGCCGTCGCAATTGCACGAAACGCATAATTTGATGAGTTCGGTGCATACGGTGATCGAAGGCGTCAGCGCCAGCGAAGGCGCCCCCGCTCATCTACTGGCGACCAACGTCTACATCAAGACACCGCGCGGCTGGAGAATTGTGCTGCATCACGTCTCGATCGCGCAGGGCGGCGTGCCGCTGGACCCCGGGGCGCAAATCCTGCACTGA
- a CDS encoding zinc-finger domain-containing protein yields the protein MTNTTTPAVELDGKDLPAHCPNPAMPLWSSHPRVFLEFNKEGIAKCPYCGTAYRLKPGAVVAHH from the coding sequence ATGACAAACACCACCACGCCAGCGGTCGAACTCGACGGTAAAGACCTGCCAGCCCACTGCCCTAACCCGGCTATGCCGCTGTGGTCGTCGCATCCGCGTGTGTTCTTGGAATTCAACAAAGAAGGCATTGCCAAGTGTCCATACTGCGGCACCGCCTACCGCCTGAAACCGGGCGCCGTGGTAGCCCACCACTAA
- a CDS encoding AzlC family ABC transporter permease, translated as MIPADQISPQEPAHLPASYDEHHPPSWRAGLKTGAPTLFGIAAWGMVVGIAMIKAGLSVPQALFMTLLVFAGSAQLASLPLIVAHAPVWVIFVTALVVNLRFVIFSALLAPHFGHLPWRQRFFLGYVTGDMSVALFLQRYPDETPQVGKLSFLKALLLPNWLSWQAGSIAGIFLGTAVPVAWGLGFAGTLAIICVMIPLVAGRAALCGVLVSGVVAVLAAGLPYKLGLLAAVLVGMFAAMAVEELSNKLVNKG; from the coding sequence ATGATACCAGCCGACCAGATCTCGCCACAAGAACCCGCGCACTTGCCAGCGTCTTACGATGAGCATCATCCGCCATCCTGGCGCGCCGGCCTGAAAACCGGCGCGCCTACGCTGTTCGGCATCGCCGCCTGGGGCATGGTGGTCGGCATCGCGATGATCAAGGCCGGCTTGTCGGTGCCGCAAGCGCTGTTCATGACCTTGCTGGTGTTTGCCGGTTCGGCGCAACTGGCGTCATTGCCGCTGATCGTCGCGCATGCGCCGGTGTGGGTGATCTTTGTCACCGCGCTGGTGGTCAATTTGCGGTTTGTCATCTTTTCCGCATTGCTGGCGCCGCATTTTGGACATTTGCCATGGCGCCAGCGCTTCTTTCTCGGTTATGTGACCGGCGATATGTCGGTAGCGCTGTTCTTGCAGCGTTATCCCGATGAAACGCCGCAAGTCGGCAAGCTGTCGTTCCTGAAAGCGTTGTTGCTGCCTAACTGGCTGTCGTGGCAAGCCGGCTCGATCGCCGGCATCTTTCTCGGCACTGCCGTACCGGTCGCATGGGGGCTCGGTTTTGCCGGCACGCTGGCGATCATTTGCGTGATGATACCGCTGGTGGCTGGCCGCGCCGCGCTGTGCGGCGTGCTGGTGTCGGGTGTCGTGGCGGTGCTGGCGGCCGGCTTGCCGTACAAGCTGGGCTTGCTGGCAGCTGTGCTGGTCGGCATGTTTGCGGCGATGGCGGTGGAAGAGTTGTCAAACAAGCTGGTCAACAAGGGATAA
- a CDS encoding AzlD domain-containing protein: protein MAQWEIWLTILVLGVATAATRSSFWLIGHHITIPKRVNEVLRFAPACALAAIIAPDLLLDGQEIHFGLSNWKLLSGVAAAVFYVIGRNMLQTIVFGMLVFTGLRLLQVFQ, encoded by the coding sequence ATGGCTCAATGGGAAATCTGGCTCACCATCCTGGTCCTGGGCGTGGCCACCGCCGCCACCCGTAGTTCGTTCTGGCTGATCGGCCATCACATCACCATCCCGAAGCGGGTCAATGAAGTGCTGCGGTTTGCGCCGGCCTGTGCGCTGGCAGCCATCATTGCACCGGATTTGTTGCTTGATGGGCAAGAAATTCACTTCGGGTTGTCGAATTGGAAATTATTGTCCGGCGTGGCCGCCGCCGTGTTTTATGTCATCGGCCGCAATATGCTGCAAACCATCGTCTTCGGCATGCTGGTTTTCACCGGCTTGCGCCTATTGCAGGTTTTTCAGTAA